The Erigeron canadensis isolate Cc75 chromosome 4, C_canadensis_v1, whole genome shotgun sequence genome window below encodes:
- the LOC122597034 gene encoding uncharacterized protein LOC122597034, which translates to MDTGWMSLPRSTIEYRKYLDEFLDYIFQTEGKNGQISCPCINCSNQLWVDQEEARTHLLCDGFFKGYTIAPSICKPCDTPMEDAEDDMQGLVHDTFHGFGDNIQENEVESQNESQSMPKTDAKKFYEVLEDAKKELYPGCKKFSMLSFIIRLFHAKCVGECSDKGFSMMLDTVREAFPHASIPKSLYDLRKIIRELGLSYDKIDACPNDCMLYWNENKDKTKCDTCKLSRYKASDDDPEDDSSTPHTDKKIGAKVLRYFPLIPRLQRLFMSSKTAASMKWHEESRTKDGYLRHPADSPAWKTFDFMHPDFVVDSRNVRLGLASDGFNPFGTMSVSHSTWPVVLMPYNLPPWMCMQQPYFFLSLLIPGLSAPGNNIDVYLEPLVAKLKELWDINGVETYDASTKSNFQMRASLLWTISDFPAYANLSGWSTKGKLSCPSCHKHTKSKRLKHCKKYCFMGHRRNLPSDHAFRKNKKSFDGTEELERQPRGLTGSDVLDELAGFEIKFGKLVKTNPDLPFNWKKRSIFF; encoded by the coding sequence ATGGATACGGGGTGGATGTCTTTACCACGATCTACCATTGAATATAGAAAATACCTCGACGAATTTCTTGATTATATCTTTCAAACTGAGGGTAAAAATGGACAGATATCATGTCCATGCATTAATTGCAGTAATCAATTATGGGTAGATCAGGAAGAGGCTAGAACACATCTGCTGTGTGACGGGTTTTTTAAAGGTTATACAATTGCACCTTCGATTTGCAAACCATGTGACACTCCAATGGAGGATGCTGAAGATGACATGCAAGGGTTGGTGCATGATACCTTCCATGGGTTTGGCGACAACATACAAGAAAATGAAGTAGAATCACAAAATGAAAGCCAGAGTATGCCAAAAACAGATGCAAAAAAGTTTTATGAGGTGTTGGAAGATGCAAAGAAAGAACTATATCCTGGGTGTAAAAAGTTTTCGATGCTTTCTTTTATCATTAGACTGTTTCATGCTAAGTGTGTTGGGGAATGTAGTGACAAGGGTTTCAGTATGATGCTTGATACAGTGAGGGAAGCCTTCCCCCATGCTTCTATACCGAAGTCTTTGTATGACCTAAGGAAGATAATACGAGAGTTAGGACTTAgttatgataaaattgatgcatgtCCTAATGATTGTATGTTGTACTGGAATGAAAACAAAGATAAAACAAAATGTGATACATGTAAACTTTCAAGGTATAAAGCAAGTGATGATGATCCTGAAGATGACTCAAGCACACCTCATACAGATAAGAAGATCGGTGCAAAGGTTTTGCGTTATTTTCCGCTCATACCACGGTTGCAAAGGTTGTTTATGTCATCTAAAACTGCTGCCTCCATGAAATGGCATGAAGAAAGTCGAACAAAAGATGGTTACTTGAGACATCCTGCGGATTCCCCGGCTTGGAaaacatttgattttatgcatccTGATTTTGTTGTTGATTCTCGTAATGTAAGGCTTGGTTTAGCGAGTGATGGGTTTAACCCATTTGGAACAATGAGTGTTTCTCATAGTACATGGCCTGTTGTTTTAATGCCATATAATCTACCACCTTGGATGTGCATGCAACAACCTTATTTCTTTCTATCTTTACTTATACCTGGCCTATCTGCTCCTGGAAATAATATAGATGTTTATTTGGAACCGTTGGTGGCTAAGCTAAAGGAGTTGTGGGATATCAATGGAGTAGAAACGTATGATGCATCAACAAAGAGTAATTTTCAGATGCGTGCTTCTTTGTTATGGACGATAAGTGACTTTCCAGCTTATGCAAATTTGTCTGGATGGAGCACCAAAGGTAAACTTTCATGTCCTTCTTGCCATAAGCATACAAAATCAAAGCGCTTAAAGCACTGCAAAAAATATTGTTTCATGGGACATCGTCGAAATTTGCCAAGTGATCATGCTTTTCGAAAAAATAAGAAGTCTTTTGATGGCACAGAAGAACTAGAGAGGCAACCACGTGGGTTAACAGGGTCAGATGTACTTGATGAGCTAGCTGGTTTTGAAATTAAATTTGGGAAACTTGTGAAGACCAACCCAGATCTACCGTTTAATTGGAAGAAGagaagtatttttttttga
- the LOC122597794 gene encoding glutamic acid-rich protein-like, translated as MELQKSQSSTRPANGYEHARNLRVQENQKRLEASGLKNIAKSFSSLKEIDKPKKKKKKAMDTSERDEDFDNAVEQYNQEEVVSKIPKKNHPKYIALMSMNKYANLAKKRCIAPNDSCVLTSSEYNLQKGQVINKRTGINSRVEEFEKGDWRNGQLVDINPPKQNKSSEEVEHSISITRGRSSVAKRKLFAINDDDYEERDLRLHDTNEAQDDAETDDIEDMDRNNATEEQHSSEDDEDEYMDDLQTENDLEHENDELFDEDLEVPQSENEVEDEEHEITEPENEIEHEEHEVEQLENAAVRSVPKRVRGPTRMPKVWAQKKGERVTVLFNAHG; from the exons ATGGAACTTCAAAAAAGCCAAAGCTCTACAAGACCTGCAAATGGTTATGAACATGCTAGAAACTTGAGGGTTCAAGAGAACCAAAAGAGATTAGAAGCTTCAGGACTGAAAAATATTGCCAAATCTTTTTCAAGTCTAAAAGAAATTGACaaaccaaagaaaaagaaaaagaaagcaaTGGATACCAGTGAGAGAGATGAAGACTTCGACAATGCTGTTGAGCAGTATAATCAAGAAGAAGTTGTTTCAAAAATTCCCAAAAAG AATCATCCAAAATACATTGCGCTGATGTCCATGAATAAGTATGCTAATTTAGCAAAGAAACGATGCATTGCTCCAAATGACTCCTGTGTGCTAACATCTTCAGAATATAACCTGCAGAAGGGACAAGTGATTAATAAAAGGACGGGAATAAATAGTAGGGTTGAGGAATTTGAGAAAGGTGATTGGAGAAATGGTCAACTAGTTGATATAAATCCTCCAAAACAGAATAAATCAAGTGAAGAAGTAGAACATTCTATTTCTATCACGAGAGGGAGATCAAGTGTGGCTAAGAGAAAGTTATTTGCAATTAACGATGATGACTACGAGGAGCGCGACTTGAGATTGCATG ATACCAATGAAGCACAAGATGATGCTGAAACTGATGATATTGAAGACATGGATAGGAATAATGCAACAGAAGAACAACATAGttctgaagatgatgaagatgagtaCATGGATGATTTACAAACCGAGAACGATTTAGAACATGAGAACGATGAACTCTTTGACGAAGACCTTGAAGTTCCACAATCAGAAAATGAAGTCGAGGACGAAGAGCATGAAATTACAGAACCAGAAAATGAAATTGAGCATGAAGAGCATGAAGTTGAACAACTAGAAAATGCTGCAG ttCGAAGTGTACCCAAAAGAGTGAGAGGACCAACGCGTATGCCAAAAGTTTGGGCCCAGAAAAAAGGGGAGAGAGTTACTGTTTTATTTAACGCACACGGATAA
- the LOC122597795 gene encoding uncharacterized protein LOC122597795 isoform X3 — MGTLSRSGKYCPIYKPWNKVKDKRKKKLLQLIKTKFDIPEDNVVETWLLQSLGHQVKNWRARLRDLYHDPSLSIKQQKRSRPKQVQKKQWKKLVDYWNEEDFKMLSKKNKDNRGKKKMVQITGKKSYARVREELKESLGKDPSRMDMFHECFCKDGNTKTVEAEKAIVVHED, encoded by the exons ATGGGAACCCTTTCAAGGAGTGGAAAGTATTGTCCCATTTATAAACCATGGAACAAAGTTAAggacaaaaggaaaaaaaagttgCTTCAACTCATAAAG ACAAAGTTTGATATTCCAGAAGATAATGTTGTTGAAACCTGGCTATTGCAATCTTTGGGGCATCAGGTGAAGAACTGGAGGGCAAGACTTAGGGACCTCTACCATGATCCGTCTTTGTCAATTAAACAACAGAAAAGGTCTAGGCCAAAACAAGTGCAGAAGAAACAATGGAAGAAACTTGTAGATTACTGGAATGAAGAAGACTTTAAG ATgctaagtaaaaaaaacaaggACAATCGGGGAAAAAAGAAGATGGTGCAAATAACGGGTAAAAAAAGTTATGCTCGAGTTCGTGAAGAGCTAAAG GAATCTTTAGGAAAAGATCCAAGTCGAATGGATATGTTTCATGAATGCTTCTGCAAAGATGGAAATACCAAAACTGTGGAAGCTGAAAAAGCAATT GTAGTTCATGAAGATTGA
- the LOC122597795 gene encoding uncharacterized protein LOC122597795 isoform X1 codes for MGTLSRSGKYCPIYKPWNKVKDKRKKKLLQLIKTKFDIPEDNVVETWLLQSLGHQVKNWRARLRDLYHDPSLSIKQQKRSRPKQVQKKQWKKLVDYWNEEDFKMLSKKNKDNRGKKKMVQITGKKSYARVREELKESLGKDPSRMDMFHECFCKDGNTKTVEAEKAIAKMKQIKLKLPEGSNDTPGPDDIFSKVMGKDRNGDAILYGLGVRASDVWG; via the exons ATGGGAACCCTTTCAAGGAGTGGAAAGTATTGTCCCATTTATAAACCATGGAACAAAGTTAAggacaaaaggaaaaaaaagttgCTTCAACTCATAAAG ACAAAGTTTGATATTCCAGAAGATAATGTTGTTGAAACCTGGCTATTGCAATCTTTGGGGCATCAGGTGAAGAACTGGAGGGCAAGACTTAGGGACCTCTACCATGATCCGTCTTTGTCAATTAAACAACAGAAAAGGTCTAGGCCAAAACAAGTGCAGAAGAAACAATGGAAGAAACTTGTAGATTACTGGAATGAAGAAGACTTTAAG ATgctaagtaaaaaaaacaaggACAATCGGGGAAAAAAGAAGATGGTGCAAATAACGGGTAAAAAAAGTTATGCTCGAGTTCGTGAAGAGCTAAAG GAATCTTTAGGAAAAGATCCAAGTCGAATGGATATGTTTCATGAATGCTTCTGCAAAGATGGAAATACCAAAACTGTGGAAGCTGAAAAAGCAATT GCGAAGATGAAACAAATCAAACTAAAACTCCCCGAGGGTTCGAATGATACGCCTGGACCAGATGATATTTTTTCTAAAGTCATGGGTAAGGATCGCAATGGTGATGCAATCCTGTATGGTTTGGGTGTTCGTGCTTCTGATGTATGGGGGTAA
- the LOC122597795 gene encoding uncharacterized protein LOC122597795 isoform X2: protein MGTLSRSGKYCPIYKPWNKVKDKRKKKLLQLIKTKFDIPEDNVVETWLLQSLGHQVKNWRARLRDLYHDPSLSIKQQKRSRPKQVQKKQWKKLVDYWNEEDFKMLSKKNKDNRGKKKMVQITGKKSYARVREELKESLGKDPSRMDMFHECFCKDGNTKTVEAEKAIVGNEAFLKSILNPTENVAKGWVKSLDPNDIVGGIDWTWMV from the exons ATGGGAACCCTTTCAAGGAGTGGAAAGTATTGTCCCATTTATAAACCATGGAACAAAGTTAAggacaaaaggaaaaaaaagttgCTTCAACTCATAAAG ACAAAGTTTGATATTCCAGAAGATAATGTTGTTGAAACCTGGCTATTGCAATCTTTGGGGCATCAGGTGAAGAACTGGAGGGCAAGACTTAGGGACCTCTACCATGATCCGTCTTTGTCAATTAAACAACAGAAAAGGTCTAGGCCAAAACAAGTGCAGAAGAAACAATGGAAGAAACTTGTAGATTACTGGAATGAAGAAGACTTTAAG ATgctaagtaaaaaaaacaaggACAATCGGGGAAAAAAGAAGATGGTGCAAATAACGGGTAAAAAAAGTTATGCTCGAGTTCGTGAAGAGCTAAAG GAATCTTTAGGAAAAGATCCAAGTCGAATGGATATGTTTCATGAATGCTTCTGCAAAGATGGAAATACCAAAACTGTGGAAGCTGAAAAAGCAATT GTTGGAAATGAGGCTTTCCTTAAAAGCATTCTAAATCCAACTGAGAATGTAGCAAAAGGATGGGTGAAGAGCTTGGACCCAAATGACATAGTTGGTGGTATAGATTGGACATGGATGGTGTGA